From Nocardia sp. NBC_00416:
CGAGTTGCCCGGCGGCGACCAGCCCGCCGAGTGACTCGCGCGCCGATCCCAGGTCGGTGCCGGCCACCTCCAGCACCGGCTGGATCGCGTAGATCGTGGACACCGCCACCGCGCATACCAGCGCCAGGACGAATCGCTGCGACCTGGTGACTCCTGTTGTCACCGCACCTCCCGAATAAGTAGCAAAATGCAACTGTTTGAAGATAGGGCATAATGGTTTCGAATTGCAACTGATTGCGGAGGCGCTCATGACTACGTCGCTCGGGTCCGGCCGCGAGTGGACCGATCCCACCTGCCCGGTCGCGCGAACAATCGACTTGGTGGGCGACCGGTGGAGCCTGCTGATCGTGCGTGACGCCATGGACGGCGCGGTGACCTTCACCGAATTCCAGCAGCGGCTCGGGATCGCCCGGAACATCCTCGCCGACCGCCTGCGCAGGCTCGTCGACCACGGGATCCTCGCCACGAGCACCGCTCCCGGCGGCAAACGGCGCAGCTACGAACTCACCGAAGCCGGGCGAGACCTCTTCACCGTCGTCGTGGCGTTGCGCCAATGGGGAGAACGCCACGCTTTCACCGGCACCGAACCCCGTTCGGTGCTCGTCGACCGCGACGACAGTCCCGTCGCGCCACTGCGCACAGAAGACCGCGCCGGCGAACTGGTCACCGCGGCGACCACTCGGGTTCGCAAGGTGGGTGACCACGATGCCTCGATGACAAACGGGTGATCGGCTGTCCGGGAAGGCGGTGATCACTATCCCGCCCACTCGCACGATCGCGCTGGGCCGGACGGTTTCGGCTTTCGCTCCCGCAGCGCGGGGCGCCCGACCTCGAGCGATGTCGTGGGGGCGCTGTCCCGAGAACTCCAACATCATTGCCTTACAGCCGGGTTCGATGTACCCGGCGTAATTCCGCTTCCCTGCCGCGACCGCCGATGGGTCCGGCCGCGTCTCCATTGCTGGTGGTGGGCTGTGCGGCTGGGTAGGTTGACCGGGGTTCGGCGGCGGTTCCGCGAGGTGCGGGACCGGGCCGGGCAGTCGGGACTATTCGAACGAGGTGGGTAATGCTCGACGGAGTGCGCGCGACCGTGCTGATGGCGGCGACCGTGGCGACGGGTCTGATGGCCGGTGTATTCGGGATCTACGCGCTGGCGATCATGCCGGGACTGCGGTCGACCGACGACCGTACGTTCATCGGATCGTTCCAGGCGATCGATCGCGCGATCGTCAATCCGGTCTTCCTGCTGACATTCATGGGCGCATTGGTGCTGTCCGTCGTGGCCGCCCTGCTGAACCTCGGCGAGGGGCACCGGTCCGTGTTGCTCTGGGCGGCCGCGGGCGCTGTGCTCTACCTGGTGGCGGTCGTGATCACGGTCGCGGTGCATCTGCCGCTCAACGACGCCTTGAAGGCGGCGGGCGATCCGTCCGGACTCACGGATCCGGCCGCCGTCCGGGCGGCGTTCGCCGAGGCGCGATGGGTGGCCTGGAACATTGTGCGCGCGGCGACCAGCGGGGTGGCCTTCGTGCTGCTGGCGTGGGCGTTGGTGCAGTGGGGCCGGGTCCAGGCTTCCGCCTGAGCCCGCCGGGTCTGTTCAGCACCGCGGCGGCACACCTGACAGCCCCCGCTTCCAGGGAATTCGGTCACCGAATCCGAACGGGTGGGCAGCGCGCGTGTTACCGGTCATTCGTAGCGGACGGTCACCGAGGGGGTGTCGGGGATGGCTTGGCAGGTGAGGATGTATCCCTCGTCGAGGTCGTCGTCGGTGAGTGCGTCATT
This genomic window contains:
- a CDS encoding winged helix-turn-helix transcriptional regulator is translated as MTTSLGSGREWTDPTCPVARTIDLVGDRWSLLIVRDAMDGAVTFTEFQQRLGIARNILADRLRRLVDHGILATSTAPGGKRRSYELTEAGRDLFTVVVALRQWGERHAFTGTEPRSVLVDRDDSPVAPLRTEDRAGELVTAATTRVRKVGDHDASMTNG
- a CDS encoding anthrone oxygenase family protein, producing the protein MLDGVRATVLMAATVATGLMAGVFGIYALAIMPGLRSTDDRTFIGSFQAIDRAIVNPVFLLTFMGALVLSVVAALLNLGEGHRSVLLWAAAGAVLYLVAVVITVAVHLPLNDALKAAGDPSGLTDPAAVRAAFAEARWVAWNIVRAATSGVAFVLLAWALVQWGRVQASA